The DNA segment AGAGTCCAACAGCCATACACTATGGTAACAGAAAAATCCAACTCAACCAGTATCCTGCAACACATCGAGGCAGGTCTAAATGTCCTCAATCAACTGTGCATCGGCTTTATTACATTTTGGATATCATGGAACTGTCTACGTGTTGGCTTGACGGGCATTCGCCTTCACGTCTGGCTGGTAACCTTCGGATTTGTGTTTCTGATGGCCGAGGCCATGATGTGCTTCTACAATGGCAACTGGCTGACACTACGATACACTCGCAAGCGCAAAACCGCCATTCATGTAGTGCTCCAGATTCTTGGTGGCGGCATGGGCGTAGCTGGTTGCCTCGTCCAGCTGATACGTGATGACTGGTCCATTTCAGTGACCATCCATGCGAGATTGGGGTTCGCAGCGTTTATTCTGTGTCTAATCGCCCTCTTAAGTGGAATAACCGCTGTTCTGGCGCGCAGCATGTCCAAGCTTGTGTCGCCGTTGGCCAACAAAACGTTTCATGTAGTTCTGAGCCTGGGCACATTTGTGACTGCAATGCTTGCCCAGTTCTACGGTTACACACAGACAGGTATATTTAAGGGACAAGGACAAGACTTTGTTATTCTTATGCAAGTTGTGACGATGATCGCTATGGTCCTAACTTGTATTGCAGCGTTCAAGTCGCTGTATCACAAATATGTTAGCTTCACAAGCTAAGCACATTGCATAGAAGCCTGAGATTTTAGTTCCTATTAGTAACTTAACAATTTATGTTTAGAACTCACTTATTATTATAAGCTAAGTTAATAAAATGCgaagaatttaattcaaataccTCTTTAAATTTACGTTCGTTATTCAGTGTTGGTTAACTTAAGCTGCTCATCGATTAAGAATGCGTAAATCGATGTTAttaatcgatttttttaatactaGGCGCCAAATTTGCAGAATTTATGTTTCAttagcaaatttaaaaaaaaaacagattttttttatatttgaagacatatccttttttgtttctacagtaaagtaatttatttaagaagaGGAAGCTAGCTGGTTGAAAAGTTTTCCCATCCTAAATCAATACACTAAAGATTTGCcttactatatgtatgtttttaaacaatataattaaattaaaaaataattcaaaattttaaacaaata comes from the Drosophila sulfurigaster albostrigata strain 15112-1811.04 chromosome 2L, ASM2355843v2, whole genome shotgun sequence genome and includes:
- the LOC133850794 gene encoding uncharacterized protein LOC133850794, encoding MVTEKSNSTSILQHIEAGLNVLNQLCIGFITFWISWNCLRVGLTGIRLHVWLVTFGFVFLMAEAMMCFYNGNWLTLRYTRKRKTAIHVVLQILGGGMGVAGCLVQLIRDDWSISVTIHARLGFAAFILCLIALLSGITAVLARSMSKLVSPLANKTFHVVLSLGTFVTAMLAQFYGYTQTGIFKGQGQDFVILMQVVTMIAMVLTCIAAFKSLYHKYVSFTS